The following are encoded in a window of Penaeus vannamei isolate JL-2024 chromosome 17, ASM4276789v1, whole genome shotgun sequence genomic DNA:
- the RpS21 gene encoding small ribosomal subunit protein eS21 translates to MQNDAGEYVDLYVPRKCSASNRIIYAKDHASIQINFAEVDETTGRMTGQYKTYAICGDIRKMGESDDCLARLAKKDGILPKNY, encoded by the exons ATGCAGAACGACGCTGGTGAATACGTTGACCTGTACGTGCCCCGCAAGTGCTCGGCATCCAACCGCATCATCTATGCCAAGGACCATGCCTCCATCCAGATCAACTTTGCCGAG GTTGATGAAACTACTGGCCGCATGACTGGACAGTACAAGACTTACGCCATCTGCGGAGACATCAGGAAGATG GGTGAATCTGATGATTGTCTTGCTCGCTTGGCAAAGAAGGATGGCATCTTACCTAA gaACTATTGA